The Rhodohalobacter sp. 614A genomic interval ATGATTAAACGCTTTCGTTTGGGCATTTTAATCCGGGTACTGTTGCTGACAGTAACCCTCTTTCTCCTTTTGTACTTGTTGATGGAAACTCAATATTACATCAGCATCGGCTTCCTGGTTATTCTGACGATTCTTCAAATCATTTTTCTGATCCAGTTTGTTGAAAAGACCAACTTGCTTCTCACGCGGTTCCTGGAATCCATTCGCTATTCTGATTTCACCGGCACTTTTCAAAATCATGGTTTGGGAAGTAATTTCAAGGAACTGAATGAAGCTTTTGCACGCGTTATCGATAAATTCAAAGAGGAACGGGGAAAAAAAGAAGATACACTCCGATACTTGGAGACTGTTGTTCAGCATATCGGTATCGGGCTGATTTGTGTGAATGCAGACGGAGAAATTGTTCTCATTAACCGGGCTGCAAAACGCCTCTTCGGTTCTTCAAATCTGAGAACCATCAACTCCTTCAAAAATATTTCAGGGAAGCTTGCCGAAACGATTACCAAACTGGAAGGTGGCGGCAGATCACTTCTAAGGATCTCTGTTGCTGATGAGATTCTGGAGCTCGCCATTGATGCAACTGAATTTCGAATGCGGGGTGAAGCCTTTAAATTGGTTTCTTTCCAGAATATTCAAACCGAACTTGAACAAAAAGAGATGGAATCGTGGCAGAATATCACACAGGTGCTGGCGCATGAAATCATGAATTCCATCACTCCAATTGCCTCCCTTTCCGGGACCATCCACATGTTGGTTCAACAGCGTTCAAAACAAGAGAACAATCAGGTATTGCTGGATCCTGAAACGGCTGGTGATGTGAATGAAGCTCTCAACACAATCAACAAGCGCAGCCACGGCCTGATGCGGTTTGTAAACTCCTACCGGGATTTCACACAAATCCCCACTCCGAACTACGAACATTTTTCTGTGAAAGAACTGCTTCACCGAATTGAACACCTGATGAAAGCGGAATTTGAAAAACAGGGGATTACTGTTAAAACCGAAC includes:
- a CDS encoding sensor histidine kinase yields the protein MIKRFRLGILIRVLLLTVTLFLLLYLLMETQYYISIGFLVILTILQIIFLIQFVEKTNLLLTRFLESIRYSDFTGTFQNHGLGSNFKELNEAFARVIDKFKEERGKKEDTLRYLETVVQHIGIGLICVNADGEIVLINRAAKRLFGSSNLRTINSFKNISGKLAETITKLEGGGRSLLRISVADEILELAIDATEFRMRGEAFKLVSFQNIQTELEQKEMESWQNITQVLAHEIMNSITPIASLSGTIHMLVQQRSKQENNQVLLDPETAGDVNEALNTINKRSHGLMRFVNSYRDFTQIPTPNYEHFSVKELLHRIEHLMKAEFEKQGITVKTELQTETLELHADPQLIEQILINLTKNALRALRRVDDPELTYKAGINIDGRVFIDIIDNGPGIKKEDLEKIFIPFYSTAGNDPDKGTGIGLSLSRQIMRLHGGALQVHSEPEKETAFTLKF